One segment of Tetrapisispora phaffii CBS 4417 chromosome 1, complete genome DNA contains the following:
- the RIB4 gene encoding lumazine synthase RIB4 (similar to Saccharomyces cerevisiae RIB4 (YOL143C); ancestral locus Anc_3.7) — MAVKGLGQIDQQYDGSKLRIGIIHARWNRVIIDALVKGAIERMRELGVKEENIIVETVPGSYELPWGTKRFVDRQKKMGEPLDAVIPIGVLIKGSTMHFEYISDSTTHALMKLQNQVQLPVIFGLLTCLTEEQAFARAGIDEGHTMHNHGEDWGAAAVEMSVKFGPNNDF, encoded by the coding sequence atGGCAGTAAAAGGTTTAGGTCAAATCGATCAACAATACGATGGTTCAAAGTTAAGAATCGGTATTATTCATGCTCGTTGGAACCGTGTTATCATTGATGCATTAGTCAAAGGTGCTATTGAAAGAATGAGGGAATTGGGTGTTAAggaagaaaatattattgttgaaaCCGTTCCTGGCTCATATGAATTACCGTGGGGCACTAAGAGATTCGTGGACAGACAAAAGAAGATGGGTGAACCGCTGGATGCTGTTATCCCAATTGGTGTTTTAATCAAGGGCTCCACTATGCATTTTGAATACATTTCCGATTCCACCACACATGCTTTAATGAAGCTACAAAATCAAGTTCAATTACCTGTTATTTTCGGTTTATTAACTTGTCTAACAGAAGAGCAAGCATTTGCTAGAGCAGGTATCGATGAAGGTCACACTATGCATAACCATGGTGAAGATTGGGGTGCCGCTGCAGTCGAAATGTCTGTGAAATTCGGCCCAAATAATGacttttga
- the TPHA0A00230 gene encoding uncharacterized protein (similar to Saccharomyces cerevisiae SUI2 (YJR007W); ancestral locus Anc_5.157) codes for MSTSHCRFYENKYPEVDDIVMVNVQQIAEMGAYVKLLEYDNIEGMILLSELSRRRIRSIQKLIRVGKNDVVVVLRVDKEKGYIDLSKRRVSSEDIIKCEEKYQKSKSVHSILRFCSEKFQIPLEDLYKTIAWPLSRKYGHAYEAFKMSIIDETIWDGIEPPSKEIFDELKEYIAKRLTPQAVKIRADVEVSCFGYEGIDAIKEALKAAEAMSTEQMQIKVKLVAAPLYVVSTQALDKQKGIELLEQAIEKINGVIASYDGVCNITMAPKSVTATEDAELQALLDSKELDNRSDSEEEDDDSDY; via the coding sequence ATGTCCACCTCTCATTGTCGATTTTATGAGAATAAATACCCAGAAGTTGATGACATTGTTATGGTCAATGTTCAGCAAATCGCTGAAATGGGTGCCTATGTTAAGTTACTAGAATATGACAATATTGAGGGTATGATTCTATTAAGTGAATTGTCCCGTAGACGTATAAGGTCGATCCAAAAGTTAATTCGTGTTGGTAAGAATgatgttgttgttgtatTAAGAGTTGATAAGGAGAAAGGGTACATTGATTTGTCAAAACGTAGAGTTTCTTCCGAAGATATCATTAAATGTGAAGAAAAATACCAAAAATCAAAGAGTGTCCATTCCATTTTAAGATTCTGTTCTGAAAAATTCCAAATTCCATTAGAAGATTTATATAAGACTATTGCCTGGCCATTAAGTCGAAAGTATGGTCATGCTTATGAAGCTTTTAAGATGTCTATCATTGATGAAACTATCTGGGATGGAATCGAGCCTCCATCtaaagaaatttttgatgaaCTAAAAGAATACATTGCAAAGAGGTTAACACCACAAGCTGTTAAAATTAGAGCTGATGTTGAAGTTTCTTGTTTTGGTTATGAAGGTATTGATGCGATTAAGGAAGCTTTAAAGGCTGCCGAAGCCATGTCTACTGAACAAATGCAaattaaagttaaattGGTTGCCGCTCCGTTATACGTTGTTAGCACACAAGCATTAGATAAACAAAAGGGTATCGAGTTATTAGAACAAGCTATTGAGAAGATCAATGGCGTGATTGCTAGTTACGATGGTGTATGCAACATTACTATGGCTCCAAAGTCTGTCACTGCTACTGAAGATGCTGAATTACAAGCTCTATTAGACAGTAAGGAATTAGACAACAGATCTGACTCagaggaagaagatgaCGATTCtgattattaa
- the PEX11 gene encoding Pex11p (similar to Saccharomyces cerevisiae PEX11 (YOL147C); ancestral locus Anc_3.3), with the protein MVCDTLVHHPSLNKLVTFLETVNGREKSLRLLQYLFSFILSNKNLNLILNIKKNVLLYKNLQAQIGIVRKFLRFLKPISILQSLIKLYNKRNGSLHIDFILTFYKNLFNCLYLTFDQLNLLRILNVLPKNEFTVKRLPKITNYFWLFGLVTSLLTSAKTIITLNEKLIELKNNNIEKQNEFEDEKIIQSLNIQKHQVLRKIVWDLLDSTVVVNSLDLIKLNQNGYASLAGVITSYFGIKEAWDKIPPSTK; encoded by the coding sequence ATGGTTTGCGATACGTTGGTGCATCACccttctttaaataaattggtTACTTTTTTGGAAACTGTAAACGGTAGGGAAAAATCGTTAAGACTATTACAATATCTATTTAGctttattttatctaacaaaaatttgaatctaattttgaatatcaaGAAAAATGTGTTATTATACAAGAACTTACAAGCACAAATTGGAATCGTTAGGAAATTTTTGAGATTTTTAAAgccaatttcaattttacaATCTTTAATTAAACTGTATAATAAGAGAAACGGCTCTTTACACATTGATTTCATACTaactttttataaaaatttattcaattgtttatatttaacattcgatcaattaaatttattaagaaTATTGAATGTTTTACCAAAAAATGAGTTCACGGTAAAGAGATTAccaaaaataacaaattatttttggttGTTTGGTTTGGTTACAAGTTTACTTACAAGTGCAAAGACAATCATCACtttgaatgaaaaattaatcgaattaaagaataataatatagaaaaacaaaatgaatttgaagatgaaaaaattattcaatctttgaatattcaaaaacatCAAGTCTTAAGAAAAATCGTTTGGGATCTATTAGACTCAACGGTTGTAGTCAATTCAttagatttaattaaattaaatcaaaatgGTTACGCTTCTTTAGCTGGTGTCATCACTTCTTACTTTGGAATAAAGGAAGCTTGGGATAAAATACCACCTTCAACAAAATAA
- the NOP8 gene encoding Nop8p (similar to Saccharomyces cerevisiae NOP8 (YOL144W); ancestral locus Anc_3.6) yields the protein MPIDKRIFIGNLNNQIDASLEDLGKRFKTFGNVITSFEKGSNFAHVNMSFEDEKNFNDLKRNFNNLKFKGNLLKIDIAKPDWQHQWKLQREKDAKDNLKLEKVAKKKDWEFYKKIENVNKTWKDRRDVMDGRIRKTPRTKQTKRNVTFRIDVNGSLKVYKCYKTKLWGYEKNKELQDLVYKFVGSKWRNGNDHIVDKLDYSRSRNLFTLKLTKIGNESVKGSTDASKNIENEGEYEALEKQAENEKIHDALTNVLNDLDLEKPIDIVDSDDDFDFNSNVTENDSNNKRAENNYENGQYNQNHDDNYNEHYEEQEEYYEENEQYPKEQEDKYPEEEIEKEESEEEFIPTFAATPVQPVEGTISNTDNLRSLFNPEEQKSDFMLAQKGNEDIDESKTFVDEQIQDSKEFQENLKASAQQFTKFNQKHLFFPHLRSPFLIGQTQLTKVTASINRNSALLENWENEFWDNRGNWMREMKQKKKDAVRSLNRRRGKGKDDILI from the coding sequence ATGCCAATtgataaaagaatttttattgGTAATCTAAACAATCAGATCGATGCTAGTTTAGAGGATCTGGGAAAGAGATTCAAGACTTTTGGGAATGTCATTACATCATTCGAAAAGGGTAGTAATTTTGCGCACGTCAACATGagttttgaagatgaaaaaaattttaatgatttgaaaagaaactttaataatttgaaattcaaaGGTAATCTATTGAAGATCGATATAGCTAAACCAGATTGGCAACATCAGTGGAAGCTACAACGTGAGAAAGATGctaaagataatttaaaattagaaaaagtGGCAAAGAAGAAGGATTGGgaattttacaaaaaaatcGAAAATGTTAACAAGACATGGAAAGATCGTAGAGATGTCATGGACGGTAGAATACGAAAAACTCCAAGAACAAAACAAACGAAACGTAATGTTACATTTAGAATTGATGTTAACGGTTCTTTGAAAGTTTATAAGTGCTATAAGACAAAGCTATGGGGTTacgaaaaaaataaagaattgCAAGATTTAGTATACAAATTTGTGGGTTCAAAATGGAGAAACGGAAATGACCATATCGTTGACAAATTAGATTACAGTAGATCTAGGAATTTATTTACGTTGAAATTAACTAAAATTGGAAATGAATCAGTGAAGGGCTCAACAGATGCATCaaagaatattgaaaacGAAGGTGAATACGAAGCATTAGAAAAACAAgctgaaaatgaaaaaatcCATGATGCCCTTACTAATGTTCTTAATGATCTTGATCTTGAGAAGCCAATTGATATTGTGGATTCAGATGATGATTTTGACTTCAATAGCAATGTCACtgaaaatgattcaaataataaaaggGCTGAGAATAACTATGAGAATGGCCAatataatcaaaatcaCGACGATAATTACAATGAACATTATGAAGAACAGGAAGAATACtatgaagaaaatgagCAATACCCTAAAGAACAGGAAGATAAATAcccagaagaagaaatagaaaaagaagaaagtgAAGAGGAATTTATACCAACATTTGCCGCCACACCAGTACAACCTGTGGAAGGTACCATTAGTAACACAGATAATTTAAGATCTCTATTCAATCCTGAAGAACAGAAATCAGATTTTATGTTAGCGCAAAAGGGAAATGAAGATATAGATGAATCTAAAACTTTTGTCGATGAACAAATCCAAGATAGCAAAGAATTTCAAGAAAATCTCAAGGCCTCCGCCCAACAATTTACTAAATTTAATCAAAAACATCTATTTTTTCCACATTTAAGGTCACCGTTCTTAATTGGTCAAACTCAATTGACTAAAGTGACTGCCTCTATTAACAGGAACTCTGCTCTATTGGAAAATTGGGAGAATGAATTTTGGGACAACAGAGGTAACTGGATGAGGGAAATgaaacaaaagaagaaagatgCTGTAAGATCATTGAATAGAAGAAGAGGAAAGGGTaaagatgatattttaatttga
- the PSF3 gene encoding DNA replication protein PSF3 (similar to Saccharomyces cerevisiae PSF3 (YOL146W); ancestral locus Anc_3.4) produces the protein MGGYYDIDDILAESVEVPCRFNYDVPGLGYLEGAPGKQISKNSKVLLPIWLARILAIIGGSDDDDDGNENITNQMNTSMNESMISNSLVLPFIELLTPKFITNKIINAIKASPESLDLHAINSYFIEVWSKWINLFADKNLSLILQDLILKRSIEISNFASNIMTSVYSNNQFDHTAKNDFFAENAADDDAEYDVGNVNNNINNPFILTMDEYEKKVYRKTHNSYKDTKAWLYK, from the coding sequence ATGGGTGGTTACTACGATATCGATGACATTCTAGCCGAGTCGGTGGAAGTTCCTTGCAGATTCAATTACGATGTGCCGGGTCTAGGTTATCTAGAAGGTGCTCCAGGAAAACAAATTAGTAAGAACTCGAAAGTATTGTTGCCCATATGGCTTGCGAGGATCCTGGCAATTATAGGTGGTAGCGATGACGACGATGATGGCAACGAAAACATCACAAATCAAATGAATACAAGCATGAACGAATCGATGATCTCGAATTCTTTAGTTCTGCCGTTTATAGAACTTCTCACTCctaaatttattaccaaCAAGATTATAAATGCAATCAAGGCCTCGCCAGAATCCCTGGATTTACATGCAATCAATTCGTATTTCATTGAGGTCTGGTCAAAATggataaatttatttgctGATAAAAACCTTTCTCTGATCTTACAAGAtctaatattgaaaagatCTATAGAGATAAGTAACTTTGCAAGTAATATAATGACAAGTGTCTATTCAAATAATCAGTTCGACCATACAGCAAAGAACGATTTCTTCGCTGAGAATGCTGCCGATGATGACGCCGAATACGACGTTGGGAATgttaataacaatataaataacCCATTTATATTAACAATGGACGAATATGAAAAGAAAGTGTACAGGAAAACGCATAACTCATACAAAGATACAAAAGCATGGttgtataaataa
- the TPHA0A00240 gene encoding amino acid permease (similar to Saccharomyces cerevisiae HIP1 (YGR191W); ancestral locus Anc_5.158) has product MSRLLKREYWSEVADGFKLADSGNRMTETPVGGTTSNPESSFLSEKNRYDFKEETTSFSDDRFNSQHSYNPGSPDDIKEDIHTSNMNQDLNVRHLITLAVGGAIGTGLFVNSGASLNTGGPASLVIGWTIVSTALFTVINSLGELAAAYPVVGGFNVYMTRFVDPSFAFSVNLNYLVQWLVLLPLELVAASLTIRYWDDTINSDAWVAIFYTLILIANLLDVKSFGETEFILSLVKILAIIGFFILGIVLTCGGGPKGGYIGGKYWHDPGAFVGDSAGTQFKGLCSVFVTAAFSYAGIEMIAVSAAESQNPRKTIPTAAKRTFWIITFSYITILTLVGCLVAYNDTRLLNGSSSVDVAASPLVIAIENGGIKGLPSLMNAIILIAILSVANSAVYACSRCMVSMALIGNLPKGLSVVDKRGRPLRAIFTTLFFGLLSFVAASDKQEEVFTWLSALSGLSTIFCWMGINIAHIRFRQAMTVQNRSLDEMPYLSQTGIYGSYYGTAILFLVLIASFWTSLFPLGGDGADAEAFFEGYLSFPILIACYIGHKLYFKNWRIMTPLEEIDLLTGRKEVDIDILKEELKIEREALRQSSFMKRFLLIWC; this is encoded by the coding sequence ATGTCCAGACTGCTGAAAAGAGAGTATTGGTCGGAAGTCGCAGATGGCTTCAAGTTGGCTGATAGTGGCAATAGAATGACAGAAACACCAGTAGGTGGTACTACTTCAAATCCTGAATCAAGTTTTTTATCAGAAAAGAACCGTTATGATTTTAAAGAGGAAACTACATCTTTCTCAGATGATAGATTCAATAGCCAACATTCCTACAATCCTGGTTCTCCTGACGATATCAAAGAAGATATCCATACTTCAAACATGAACCAAGATTTGAATGTCAGACATTTGATTACTTTAGCAGTCGGTGGCGCTATCGGTACTGGTCTATTCGTCAACTCCGGTGCTTCTTTAAACACTGGTGGCCCTGCATCTTTGGTGATTGGTTGGACTATCGTGTCTACAGCTTTATTTACTGTGATCAATTCTTTAGGTGAATTGGCTGCTGCGTACCCAGTGGTCGGTGGTTTTAACGTTTATATGACAAGATTCGTGGACCCTTCATTTGCATTCTCTGtcaatttaaattatttagtCCAATGGCTGGTCTTATTACCTTTAGAATTAGTCGCTGCTTCTTTAACTATTAGATATTGGGATGATACTATCAACTCAGATGCTTGGGTGGCAATTTTTTATACTCTAATTCTAATAGCAAACTTATTAGATGTTAAATCTTTCGGTGAAActgaatttatattatctcTAGTCAAAATTTTGGCAATTATTGGTTTCTTCATTTTAGGTATTGTTTTAACTTGTGGTGGTGGTCCAAAGGGTGGATACATCGGTGGTAAATATTGGCACGATCCTGGTGCTTTTGTAGGTGATAGTGCAGGTACTCAATTTAAAGGTTTATGTTCAGTTTTTGTTACCGCTGCTTTCTCTTATGCTGGTATTGAAATGATTGCCGTTTCTGCAGCTGAAAGTCAAAACCCAAGAAAGACCATCCCAACAGCTGCAAAGAGAACATTTTGGATCATTACTTTTTCCTACATTACAATTTTAACGTTGGTCGGTTGTTTAGTTGCATACAACGACACTAGATTATTGAATGGTTCAAGTTCTGTCGATGTTGCTGCTTCCCCATTAGTTATCGCTATTGAAAACGGTGGTATCAAGGGATTACCATCTTTAATGAATGCAATTATTTTGATTGCCATTCTTTCAGTTGCAAACAGTGCCGTATATGCTTGTTCCAGATGTATGGTATCTATGGCTTTGATTGGAAATTTGCCAAAAGGTTTAAGTGTAGTTGATAAAAGAGGTAGACCACTAAGGGCTATATTTACTACTCTATTTTTTGGTTTACTATCATTTGTTGCTGCTTCTGataaacaagaagaagTGTTTACTTGGTTGTCAGCTTTATCAGGTTTATCCACAATTTTTTGCTGGATGGGTATTAACATCGCTCACATTCGTTTTAGACAAGCTATGACTGTACAAAATAGAAGTTTAGATGAAATGCCATATTTATCCCAAACTGGTATTTACGGTTCCTATTACGGTACTGCTATTCTATTTTTAGTTCTAATTGCTTCCTTCTGGACTTCTTTGTTCCCATTAGGTGGTGACGGCGCTGATGCTGAAGCTTTCTTCGAAGGTTATTTATCTTTCCCTATCCTAATAGCATGTTACATTGGTCATAAactttatttcaaaaactgGAGAATAATGACTCCActagaagaaattgatcTATTAACCGGTAGAAAAGAAGTcgatattgatattttaaaggaAGAATTAAAGATAGAGAGAGAAGCTTTAAGACAAAGTTCTTTCATGAAAAGATTCCTATTAATTTGGTGTTAA
- the SPT20 gene encoding Spt20p (similar to Saccharomyces cerevisiae SPT20 (YOL148C); ancestral locus Anc_3.2) gives MENANLANFPLGVPVNQANQMNRQIDTSNNNMMSPSGQSPLQQQIFGSPVNRPQQLNQNQQLKNVPASTNINNNVPSVPQMQANQKYASQNISPQQQMLQQKILQQKKQQQAMINYENQFHQMSMTINKKPKRLYNFVEDINSILQKYKQYKPSFEFHIFENNYKICAPANTRLQQQQKSPELNSEGLILTKNNPMLKEFLEYVARSRIPEAIMEVLKDCNIQFYEGNLILQVYDHTNTVDIKTKENKATANTPSSATQPDQNTNGPGNNVDNVKSTTSVNATTDSTNDNNNKNSNDNRTNMQKIDNSTTIKRPRVYRTLLRPNDLTTYCDMMTYADQSRFSDSIYQLLEAELLAITKRNILLDVPLNPYGYKDNLEADAFIEPIKVNDDPKDVRFCHREVSNIPGSKGVVGHIEQFEELPQRSSNYEQLMLIAADRTTSSTLSTLAIALTKQALGSSNNKSSLKNNSALEEDYVDNKLNGEATGKNSNKAKIAAAAANANNHNDNNQFSRIKFIEQWKLNKKKMTENPKNNSKQNFFNMKISMTSNSSTNIQNMSEQDGYKPSAKQAQGKQTKGRGAAKRVANSTTGANPKAKKPRKNAKKADGETQAKKKRVTKKKQAAGASNTKATKANNKANASNTKTK, from the coding sequence ATGGAGAACGCCAATTTAGCAAATTTTCCACTCGGAGTACCCGTCAATCAGGCTAATCAAATGAATAGACAAATTGATACTTCAAACAACAACATGATGAGCCCATCGGGACAGTCGCCACTTCAACAACAAATTTTTGGAAGTCCAGTTAACAGGCCACAACAATTAAACCAAAAccaacaattgaaaaatgtacCTGCAAGCACTAATATCAACAACAACGTCCCATCTGTACCACAAATGCAAgcaaatcaaaaatatgCAAGTCAAAATATAAGCCCACAGCAACAGATGCTACAGCAGAAGATATTACAGCAGaagaaacaacaacagGCAATGATAAACTATGAAAACCAATTCCACCAAATGTCGATGACCATTAATAAGAAACCAAAAAGGCTCTATAATTTCGTCGAGGATATAAACTCAATCTtgcaaaaatataaacaatacAAGCCAAGTTTTGAATTCCATATATTCGAAAATAACTATAAGATATGTGCTCCTGCCAATACAAGATTgcagcaacaacaaaaatCGCCTGAATTAAATAGTGAAGGTTTGATTCTAACGAAAAATAATCCAATGctaaaagaatttttagaatatGTGGCAAGAAGCAGAATTCCAGAAGCAATTATGGAAGTTTTGAAGGATTGTAACATTCAATTTTACGAAGGTAATTTGATTCTACAAGTTTACGATCATACAAATACAGTAGATatcaaaacaaaagaaaataaagcAACTGCCAATACACCAAGTTCAGCCACTCAACCAGATCAAAATACAAACGGTCCAGGGAATAACGTTGATAACGTAAAATCTACTACATCCGTAAATGCAACAACTGATAGTACtaatgacaataataataaaaacagtAATGATAATAGGACGAATATGCAAAAAATTGACAATTCTACAACAATCAAGAGACCTAGAGTGTACAGAACACTGCTGAGGCCAAATGATTTGACAACTTATTGTGATATGATGACATATGCTGATCAGTCAAGGTTCTCAGATAGTATATATCAACTACTAGAAGCTGAACTTTTGGCTATAAcgaaaagaaatatattgttaGATGTGCCGTTGAACCCATATGGATATAAAGATAACCTCGAAGCTGATGCATTTATTGAACCAATCAAGGTAAATGATGATCCAAAGGATGTACGTTTCTGTCACCGTGAAGTTAGTAACATACCTGGATCTAAAGGTGTTGTCGGTCATATTGAACAATTCGAAGAGTTACCACAACGTAGTTCTAACTATGAACAATTGATGTTGATTGCAGCCGATAGGACCACTTCGTCGACATTATCTACTCTAGCTATTGCATTGACAAAACAAGCCTTAGGctcatctaataataaatcatctCTAAAGAATAATTCAGCATTAGAAGAGGATTATGTAGATAATAAGCTAAATGGCGAAGCAACTGGTAAAAACTCTAATAAGGCTAAGATTGCGGCAGCAGCAGCAAACGCAAACAACCacaatgataataatcaatttaGCAGAATCAAGTTCATTGAGCAAtggaaattaaataaaaagaaaatgacTGAGAATCCTAAgaataattcaaaacaaaatttctttaatatgaaaatatcaatgaCCTCGAACTCATCTAcgaatattcaaaatatgagTGAACAAGATGGATATAAACCTTCCGCTAAACAAGCACAAGGCAAACAAACCAAAGGTAGAGGCGCCGCTAAAAGAGTTGCTAATTCTACAACTGGTGCCAATCCAAAAGCTAAAAAGCCTCGTAAAAATGCTAAGAAAGCTGATGGCGAAACTCAAGCTAAGAAGAAAAGAGTCACCAAGAAAAAGCAAGCAGCTGGTGCTTCAAATACCAAAGCAACGAAAGCTAATAACAAAGCTAATGCATCCAACACTAAAACTAAATAG